The sequence CAAGCGGGTTTGTGAGCCGTTATCCACCCCCACCAGCAATTTACACGCCACATCCAGGGTGTAATGACGCAGTTCGGGATACCAAGTCAATTCCCCGATTTCATGCCATTTGTGACAATAGGTACGGGTGATGCTCTCGATGGTGGGAATGTAACTACTGAGGGCACGGGGCATAAATGCCTGGACAAGGATTTTTCGCCGGGATTGATGGGTGGTTCCCGTTTGCAGTGCCAGGGAAAGATTGCCTAATAAACGGCGGGTACTCGGGGGCCAAGTGACTTGAAAATAGCGATTTTCATTTTCTAAGATAAATTGATTGGCGGCAACACCTTGTATGAAAACCGTATTTTGACCAAGTAAATGGGTGCGAAAAACGGCTCCAAATTCTTGATGACGTTTGCGGGAAAAATCTGGGTCTGTAAAAAATGCAATGGTTTCACCAAGGAGGGGTAAACCAGAACGACCGGGAGGGAGGGGATTCATAAGTAAGGGATCAGATGGGCAAACTTTTTCCTTTTAGATTATAGAACAGCCGCATTTTTTGGATTTTTGTACTTACATTTCCGGTGATGAAGTAAGGAGTGAGAAGTGAGATTCCCTAGAACCAAATACGGGGCGATGCCCTGCAACCCTGCACTCCCTGAGTACAAAATTTTCACTTACATTTCCGGTGATATGGCTATGACAATCCCAGACGATTACTGCGAATAAAAAGGTTACATGGCTACACCACCCAGGAGAGGAGAACTAGGGCGGGGCAGTGCTTTGAAAACCCTAAATTTTCTGAGGTTTCCTAAGTGAAAAGATGCACTCACAACGCAAAGGGGATGGCTGGGGCGACCGCATCGTATCGCCCGGTTAGGGTTGCCATCATGACATCATCCAAGGGGCGGGTTAACGGATATATTCCTTAAGAATGCTGTTGCGGTTGGGATGGCGCAGTTTCCGCAGGGCTTTGGCTTCGATTTGGCGGATACGCTCCCGGGTGACATTAAACGTTTGACCGATTTCTTCTAGGGTCTTCATACGACCGTCATCTAACCCATACCGGAGGCGTAACACATCCCGCTCCCGGGCACTCAAGGTACTCAACACACTTTCCAAATCTTCCCGCAGGAGATGCTTTGCCACCTGATCCTCCGGGGTCTCCCCATCCGCCTCAATAAAATCCCCCAACCGGGAATCCTCTTCCTTACCGATGGGGGTTTCCAGGGAAATGGGTAACTGGGCAGATTTGGCAATAAACCGGAGCTTTTCGATGGTAATTTCCATGCGGGTAGCAATTTCCTCTTCCGTCGGTTTGCGCCCCATTTCCTGAGAGAGAATTTTGGTGGTTTTTTTGATGCGAGAAATGGTTTCGTAGAGATGCACCGGCAGACGAATGGTGCGGGACTGGTCGGCAATCGCCCGGGTGATGGCTTGGCGTATCCACCAGGTGGCATAGGTGGAAAATTTGTAGCCTTTTTCGTGGTCAAACTTTTCGGCGGCACGGATCAAACCCAAACTGCCCTCTTGGATCAAATCCTGAAACGATAACCCCCGATTCATGTATTTTTTGGCAATGGAAACCACCAGCCGCAGGTTGGATTGCACCATTTTTTCCTTCGCCCGATACCCCTGGCGCAACCGCCGCTGAAAATCCGCCAACGGTAAACCCACCAATTCCGCCCAGGTGCTTTCGCTCGGGAGACAGCCGTGCTGGTGAATCCAGTTCTCCCGCTGCCGTTCAAATTCCAGCAATTCCGCAATCTGCCGAGCCAGTTCAATCTCCTCATCCGCCCGCAACAGCCGAATCCGCCCAATTTCCTGCAAATACAGCCGAATTGAGTCTTCCGTATAGGGATTTTTCTTCGCCCCCGCCCGTTTGCGCCCGGAACGGCTCGGCGTACTGCTTTCCTCCTCTGGATCGTCCAATTCGTCCAGGAGTTCCAGGTCGCTCAGGTCATCTCCAGGGGCATCGCCCAAGTCATCGAGGGAAGGGTCGGCAAGGGTGGGGAGAGCATCACGCACCTGGGTCATCTTAATGGGTACTCCTTGGTCTAAAATGAAGGTGGACAACCGCCTATATTAGCAGGGGAAAAGCGGAATGGCAGGGCTAGTTTCCCTATTTTCCCGCAAGGCACTTTTATTGTAATCCCGGCAACAACGAAACCAACTTTATTTTGCCCTTTTTTTGGGGTTTTGACCGTAAAACCACCGAAAAATATCCAGTTAATTGTCATATATCGTTACATTTAACTGGCGGTAGTTGCACCAATTTGGGCGGCCACCTTGCGTACCTCTTGGGTGAAGGGGTGGTCGGGGTAGCGCAGGCAGAATACGCCACTACTGGCGAGTTGCAACATTTCCTCATTTTCAAAGAAAATGCCCGCCACCGTCGCCTGGTAGCTCTGTTCCACCTGTTGGCGAATTACCTCCGGGGCAAAGGACTGGGGCATTTTATTGACCAGGAGCAAAAGTTGGGGAATGTCCAGCTTGCGGGCGACTTCCACGGTGACGGCGGTGCCCTGGTAGTCCTGGCGGTCGGGGCGCAGAATCAGGAGTAAACAGTCGGAAATGGCAATGGAGAGCAGGGTTTCCTCATTCAAGCCCGGGTGGGTGTCAATAAATAGGTAATCCAATTGGAGGGTGTCGATCAGTTCATCAAACCCTTCGCTCAGCAAACTCATGTCGAAGCCTTCCCGCAACACCCGGGCAATTTCCCCCGCTCGCAAACTGGAGGGGATCAAAAAAATTTTCCCGGATTCTGAGGGCACCACCTCGGTGACATCCACGGCGGCTTCTTCGATACGACAGCGACCCCACAGGTAGTCATTCAAGGACAGGCGCATATCGTCCTCATCCAGACCGAAGATGGCATGGATGCCCGGGGATTGAATATCCGTATCCACAATGCCGACCCGCCGTCCGCCCAGAGCCATCGTAACGGAAAGATTGGCGGTGAGATTGGATTTGCCCGTCCCCCCCCGGAAGGAATGGACAGAGATGATTTGGGACATAACTTGGCTCCTCCGCCACCCTCTGGGCTGATCTTACCAGGTCTGGGTCGGGTATATTGAAAACGGCACTGGCACCCAACGCCTGTTGGTGAGGAGAGGATTGATGTCGCTGAAAACCAAGATTTTTCTGGGGTTATTAGTTTTTGTGCCGGTCGCCTTTTGGGTGGAAACCCTGCCCGTTTCGCCGCTGGTGGTGTTTGCCATTTCGGGGTTGGCGATTGTACCTTTGGCGGGATGGATTGCCAATAGTACCGAGGAAATTGCGGTGGTGACGGGACCAACCATTGGCGGTCTGCTGAATGCCACGTTTGGGAATGCGACGGAATTGATTATTGCCATTGTGGCTCTGCGGGCGGGTTTGGTGGAGATTGTCGAAGCCAGTATCAGCGGTTCGATTATTGCCAATTTGCTGTTAGCCCTGGGGTTGGGGGCCCTGCTGGGGGGCTTGCGGGTGCCGGAGTTGACGTTTCAATCCAATACTGCCCGTATGAATGCCTCGTATTTATTACTGGCGGTGACGGTGCTGTTGACCCCGACGTTGATTGTGGTCACGTCCCCCACCTTGGAGGCGGGTTCGATCCAGGGATTTTCGGTGGTGACTTCGGTATTACTGCTCATTTTCTACGGCATGAGTGTCTTGTTTTCCATCAAACGCTCCCAAGAGACAGAGGAATTGGTGTCCGCCAAAGCCAATGGGACGGGGCATGGGGAAGCGACCCATCACCATAACATCAATATCCCGCTTCAGGTGGGAATTTTGCTGGTGGCGACCGTGG comes from Synechococcus sp. C9 and encodes:
- the cax gene encoding calcium/proton exchanger, yielding MSLKTKIFLGLLVFVPVAFWVETLPVSPLVVFAISGLAIVPLAGWIANSTEEIAVVTGPTIGGLLNATFGNATELIIAIVALRAGLVEIVEASISGSIIANLLLALGLGALLGGLRVPELTFQSNTARMNASYLLLAVTVLLTPTLIVVTSPTLEAGSIQGFSVVTSVLLLIFYGMSVLFSIKRSQETEELVSAKANGTGHGEATHHHNINIPLQVGILLVATVGMVFVSEILVGSLEKATKDLGLSELFSGVILIPLFAGVVEYIACVTFAWKNKMDLAFNVAIGSTVQITMFVAPLLVLASSFFPKPMSLQFNLFEVLTVAMTILITNSIVNDGQMNWLEGLLLLVTYAVLGTAFYFHA
- a CDS encoding MinD/ParA family protein; protein product: MSQIISVHSFRGGTGKSNLTANLSVTMALGGRRVGIVDTDIQSPGIHAIFGLDEDDMRLSLNDYLWGRCRIEEAAVDVTEVVPSESGKIFLIPSSLRAGEIARVLREGFDMSLLSEGFDELIDTLQLDYLFIDTHPGLNEETLLSIAISDCLLLILRPDRQDYQGTAVTVEVARKLDIPQLLLLVNKMPQSFAPEVIRQQVEQSYQATVAGIFFENEEMLQLASSGVFCLRYPDHPFTQEVRKVAAQIGATTAS
- the rpoD gene encoding RNA polymerase sigma factor RpoD, with protein sequence MTQVRDALPTLADPSLDDLGDAPGDDLSDLELLDELDDPEEESSTPSRSGRKRAGAKKNPYTEDSIRLYLQEIGRIRLLRADEEIELARQIAELLEFERQRENWIHQHGCLPSESTWAELVGLPLADFQRRLRQGYRAKEKMVQSNLRLVVSIAKKYMNRGLSFQDLIQEGSLGLIRAAEKFDHEKGYKFSTYATWWIRQAITRAIADQSRTIRLPVHLYETISRIKKTTKILSQEMGRKPTEEEIATRMEITIEKLRFIAKSAQLPISLETPIGKEEDSRLGDFIEADGETPEDQVAKHLLREDLESVLSTLSARERDVLRLRYGLDDGRMKTLEEIGQTFNVTRERIRQIEAKALRKLRHPNRNSILKEYIR